In Xiphophorus maculatus strain JP 163 A chromosome 18, X_maculatus-5.0-male, whole genome shotgun sequence, a single genomic region encodes these proteins:
- the sh2b2 gene encoding SH2B adapter protein 2, translating into MNGAVLPGSPELSSSCPLPDWREFCELHARASAADFADKFQRFLSENPCYDSPGADASFSQHFANHFLECFSAALTQAKEKRASSPGEDGCNAATKYSIVPFLGIQGCPLTYGHDLYQQRKDTGASSESLDSMDSGGGGMDGGGGGGSTSSRGSQNHKMSVLGQSRSSEDVSVSHPKARFKKGFSLRNMSLCVVDGVKEMWHRRASPEPDAPSGARRANGAGGEAGGSEKWSQKLRLPRSSQGHKAELLEIQREGALRYMVADDTNCVGAAQWQKCRLLLRKTKREDGGEKFLLEFYVPPKCSKPKVSIPLSAIVEVRTTMPLEMPDKDNTFVLKVENGGEYILETIDSLQKNSWVADIQDCIDPGDSGDDIELASCPHGQASKDCSMVASCSCELLSEGVYRAPERSCPTASDHYSAPSVRCREPPFTQHPSHMPLERFLQSAEAQSSNASAGGGEGTKEPEGDASLAGYPWFHGTLSRVRAAQLVLAGGTRSHGLFVIRQSETRPGEYVLTFNFQGKAKHLRLSVNENGQCHVHHLWFHTVTDMLRHFHAHPIPLESGGSADITLRSYVQVQRSSAADATVPPVFTPPRDASCRTDPVQPALHPPGTAAPVGPSSDGPLSSSTSSSPTALPSLSRSDPGTGLGGGGGLQSRSNSSERLLEASSGASEDYHDADGTRRARAVENQYSFY; encoded by the exons ATGAACGGAGCGGTGCTGCCCGGTAGCCCGGAGCTTTCCTCCTCGTGTCCACTGCCCGACTGGAGAGAGTTCTGCGAGCTCCATGCCAGAGCCTCGGCCGCCGACTTCGCCGACAAGTTCCAGCGCTTCTTGTCGGAGAACCCGTGCTACGACTCGCCCGGCGCCGATGCCAGCTTCTCGCAGCACTTCGCCAACCACTTTCTTGAGTGCTTCTCTGCGGCGCTGACCCAGGCCAAGGAGAAACGGGCGTCCTCTCCGGGGGAGGACGGCTGCAACGCGGCGACCAAGTACAGCATCGTTCCTTTCCTGGGAATCCAGGGTTGCCCGCTGACCTACGGCCACGACCTCTACCAGCAGCGCAAAGACACTGGGGCTTCAAGTGAGTCTCTGGACAGCATGGAcagtggaggaggagggatgGACGGGGGAGGCGGTGGCGGCAGCACCTCCTCCAGGGGTTCGCAGAACCACAAGATGTCCGTTCTGGGACAGTCGCGCAGCTCAGAGGACGTGTCTGTCAGCCACCCAAAGGCTCGCTTCAAGAAAGGCTTCTCCCTGAGGAACATGAGTCTGTGTGTCGTGGACGGGGTGAAGGAGATGTGGCACAGACGGGCCTCCCCGGAGCCCGACGCCCCCTCGGGAGCCAGGAGGGCCAACGGGGCGGGAGGCGAGGCGGGAGGGAGCGAGAAGTGGTCCCAGAAGCTCAGGCTTCCCCGGAGTTCCCAGGGCCACAAGGCCGAGCTGCTGGAGATCCAGAGGGAGGGGGCGCTGAGGTACATGGTGGCCGACGACACGAACTGTGTGGGCGCCGCGCAGTGGCAGAAGTGCCGCCTGCTGCTCAGGAAGACCAAGCGGGAGGACGGTGGGGAGAAGTTCCTGCTGGAGTTCTACGTTCCTCCAAAG TGTTCAAAGCCTAAAGTGAGCATCCCTCTCTCAGCGATCGTGGAGGTGAGGACCACCATGCCGCTGGAGATGCCCGACAAGGACAACACTTTTGTTCTGAAG GTGGAGAATGGGGGGGAGTACATCCTGGAAACCATCGACTCTCTGCAGAAAAACTCCTGGGTTGCTGATATCCAGGACTGCATAGACCCCGG AGACAGCGGCGATGACATCGAGCTGGCGTCATGTCCTCACGGTCAGGCCTCCAAAGACTGCTCCATGGTGGCCTCTTGCAGCTGCGAGCTGCTTTCCGAGG GTGTGTATCGTGCTCCAGAGAGGTCCTGTCCCACAGCATCAGATCATTACAGCGCCCCCTCAGTTCGATGCAGGGAGCCTCCCTTCACTCAGCACCCTTCACACATGCCTTTAGAGCGCTTCCTGCAGTCCGCAGAGGCCCAGAGCTCCAACGCTTCTGCAG GTGGTGGCGAAGGAACAAAGGAGCCAGAGGGCGATGCCAGTTTGGCAGGTTACCCATGGTTTCACGGTACTCTGTCTCGTGTTCGAGCGGCTCAGCTGGTGCTTGCAGGCGGGACCAGGAGCCACGGGCTCTTCGTGATTCGTCAGAGCGAGACGCGGCCGGGCGAGTACGTCCTCACCTTCAACTTCCAGGGCAAAGCCAAG CATTTACGTTTGTCCGTTAATGAGAACGGCCAGTGCCACGTCCACCACTTGTGGTTCCACACTGTGACGGACATGCTGAGACACTTCCACGCCCACCCGATTCCCCTGGAGTCCGGCGGATCGGCCGACATCACGTTACGCTCGTATGTGCAGGTTCAGCGAAGCTCCGCTGCAG ATGCGACCGTGCCTCCGGTTTTCACTCCTCCTCGGGATGCGTCCTGCAGAACGGATCCCGTCCAGCCGGCCCTTCACCCGCCCGGAACTGCCGCTCCTGTGGGGCCTTCGTCCGACGGGCCCCTGTCCTCCAGCACCTCGTCCTCGCCCACTGCCCTACCATCCCTCTCCCGGAGCGACCCCGGAACGGGGCtgggcggcggcggcggcctgCAGAGCCGGAGCAACAGCTCCGAGCGCCTGTTGGAGGCGTCGAGCGGTGCGTCCGAGGATTACCACGACGCCGACGGGACCCGCAGGGCCCGCGCCGTGGAGAACCAGTACTCCTTCTACTAA